The proteins below come from a single Jaculus jaculus isolate mJacJac1 chromosome 12, mJacJac1.mat.Y.cur, whole genome shotgun sequence genomic window:
- the LOC101600981 gene encoding ATP synthase membrane subunit K, mitochondrial-like encodes MAGAESDAQLQFTGIKKYFSSYNLTGRRNCVPATNGSIVLMVSYCKLKPKKAVKAT; translated from the coding sequence ATGGCAGGTGCAGAATCTGATGCTCAACTCCAGTTCACTGGTATTAAGAAATATTTCAGCTCTTACAATCTCACAGGTAGAAGGAACTGTGTACCGGCCACAAATGGAAGCATTGTTTTGATGGTCTCATACTGCAAGTTAAAGCCTAAAAAAGCTGTTAAAGCAACATAA